A window from Argopecten irradians isolate NY chromosome 3, Ai_NY, whole genome shotgun sequence encodes these proteins:
- the LOC138319399 gene encoding sodium/potassium/calcium exchanger 4-like translates to MVTNQSYGGPLVDTTDDSVPVVTSDYVTMSAAINHLTTTIMSAVTNATNISNIVHNITVVEESKVICTPPAYHEFPPDAFNNFQRAHGAIFFHLILVIYMFIALAIVCDEYFVTSLDKICQKLGMSEDVAGATFMAAGSSAPELFTAIIGK, encoded by the exons ATGGTCACCAATCAATCCTATGGAGGCCCTTTGGTGGACACGACAGATGATTCCGTCCCCGTGGTAACCAGTGACTACGTCACAATGTCAGCCGCCATCAACCATCTAACAACAACCATTATGTCAGCTGTTACCAACGCAACAAACATCAGCAACATCGTCCATAACATCACAGTGGTTGAGGAAAGCAAAGTGATTTGTACACCGCCAG CGTACCACGAGTTCCCTCCAGATGCCTTCAATAACTTCCAGAGAGCTCACGGTGCCATCTTTTTCCACCTCATCCTCGTCATCTACATGTTCATCGCCCTCGCCATCGTATGTGACGAGTactttgtgacgtcactggacAAGATATGTCAG AAACTTGGCATGAGTGAAGATGTTGCTGGGGCTACCTTTATGGCGGCTGGGAGTTCAGCGCCGGAATTGTTTACCGCTATCATTGGTAAATAA